In Actinopolyspora saharensis, the genomic window TAGGAGGTCACGAACATCTCGGCCTTGGCCACGTGCCCGTCGAACTTCCCGTCGGTGAACGACTCCTCGCGCAGCACGTACCGGCCCGTGGTGGCCGTGTACGACAGTCGCTTGCCGTTGGCCGTGATCGTGTGGTGCGTGCTGACCAGGTCATCGGTCGGTTCCGCCGTGGTGGCGCCCGATGGCTGGTTCGTCTCTCCGGTGGTGTCGGTTTCCTCGCTGGCTGCCATGGTTCCGTACCCTAGTCGCATTCCCCGCCGGGACGTGTGGCGTACGCGACCAGGGTGGCGGGTGTGCCACCGTGGGCGGATGAGCGAGTCCGGATCCGAACTGGTGTCCCGACCGGTCGAGGACCCGGCGGGGACCGCCTCCGCCAGTTCCTCCATCGCCGATATCGACGAGGCCGTGACGCGCTGCGTCGCCTGCCCCCGACTGGTGGAGTGGCGCGAGCGGGTCGCCGCGGAGAAGCGCGCGGCGTTCCGCGACCAGCGCTACTGGGGCAGACCGGTCCCCGGCTTCGGGCCCACCGACGCCTCCGTGGCGATAGTCGGGTTGGCACCGGCGGCGCACGGGGCGAACCGCACGGGGCGGATGTTCACCGGGGACCGCTCGGGGGAGTTCCTCTACCGCGCGCTGTTCGACGTGGGGATGGCCTCGGCCCCGGTCTCGGAGGCGGTCGGGGACGGGCTGCGGTTGAACGGGGTGCGGATCACGGCCCCGGTGCGGTGCGCTCCGCCGGACAACAAGCCGACCCCGGGCGAGCGGGACAACTGCAGGCCGTGGCTGGCGCGTGAGCTGGAGCTGCTGCGGCCGACGCTGCGGGCGGTGGTGGTGCTGGGGTCCTACGGCTGGCAGTCGCTGCTGCCGGTGCTGGCCGCGGACGGCTGGTCGATCCCGCGGCCGCGGCCGAAGTTCGGGCACGGCGCGGAGCGGACGTTGAGCGGTCGGGAGGGCGGTGAGCTGCACCTGCTGGGCTGCTACCACGTCAGCCAGCAGAACACCTTCACCGGCAGGCTCACCCCCGAGATGCTGCGCGACGTGCTGGAGCGCGCCAAGGACCTGGCTGGGGCGACTTGACCGTCGATGCACTCTGACTGCAAAATGCAGTCATGGCGGTGCTTACGATTCGAGATGTGCCGGACGACGTCAAGGAGGCTCTCGGGAGGGAAGCGCGCGAAAGCGGGCAGTCGTTGCAGGCCTTCCTGCTGGGGGTTTTGCGGCGGCAGGCGGCGTTCAGCCGTAACCGGCAGCTTCTTTCCGAGATTGAACGCGATCTTGCCGAGGGGGGTGGCGCCGATGACGATGCACCGGATGCCGCCACTCTCCTGGGGCAGGCGAGGCCGGATGATCTGGATGGTGGGGCCGATCGACCCGGGGCGGGTGACGTGGCGTGATCGTTGTTGACGCGTCGGTGCTGGCGAATATGTTGCTCTACGCGGATGAGCGCGGGCGTCGGGCAAGGGCTGTGTTGGGTAGGGATATCGAGTGGGCCGCCCCCGAGCACTGGAAGGCGGAGGTGTTCTCGGTCGTCCGCGGGCTCGCGCTTGGTAGCAAGATCAAGGAAGAGCAGGCCGTCCGAGCGGTTGAGCGCCTTCCGCTGCTCGGCGTCGAGCACGTCTCGATCGACGAGCTTCTCTCCCGGATGTGGCAGCTCCGCGCCGGAATCAGCGGTTATGACGCCGCATACGTGGCGTTGGCGGAGGCACGTGGCATCCCGCTCGTGACCTCGGACGGCCGACTTGCACGCACGGCGACGAGCTACTGCGGAGTGGAGTTCGTATCTTCTGGAGCGTGATGGCTCGGGCCGGGCGGGCGTTCCGCTCAGGTCCCCTGAAACCAGGAACGTCAGCCAGAGGAACGTGCAGACGAAGTTGATGACGCCTGCGATGCTGCGCGACGTGCTGATCGGGGCGCAGGTCCTGGCGTCCGGATGTCCCCGGCGGGGGGCTCTCGTGTGGCAGCTGTGCGTGAGATCGAGCTGGTGGTCCGTCACCGGGGTGATGGATCTTCCCGCGAGCTACGAGCTCCGGGTGGGCCGCTCGCTGTTCCAGGGGTTCACGAGTTCGATTCCGGTGTCCTCGAAGTCCTTGGTGTTGCGCGTGGCCAGAGTGGCTCCCCTGGCACGGCAAATCGCGGCGATCTGGGCATCGGCGAGGGTGATGGGGCGTCCTTGCCGTTCGCGGCCGACGAGCACGTCCCCGTAGTGGCTCGCGGCGATCGAGTCGAACGATTGGACACGGCCGTGGAAGTCGTCGTCGACCACGCTGCGAACCGCTTCACCGAGTGCCGTCTTGCGTTGCCCGTCGGGCAAACGGGCTGCTCCGTGGAGCAACTCCGCGACAGTGATCGCCGTGATCGCTACCTCGTCGACGGCGAGGGAGTCCAGCCACTCCAGCACCGACCTGTCCGGATGTGCGCGGAGGAGTTCCGACACGACGTCGGTGTCGAGGATGATCATGGATCGAATTCGATCGTACGAGGCGGGTCCTTCCGCTCCGGAATGTCGAGCTCCGCGTCAATGCCTTCGAACCGAGCGTGGATTCGACTGCCCAGTCCACGGGTGTCCCGACGCGGGGAAAGTACGCAGCGCAGGATCGATCGGACTTCTGCTTCCATGGATCGTCCGTGCTGAGCGGCCTGCACGCGTAGGCGTCCGTGCAGTTCTTCGTCCAGACCGCGAACAGTGAGCGTCGCCATCGTTGCTCACCCCCTCCTGTGGTGACAGCAATGCTAGCATCTGAACTGCGTCGTGAGCGAGTCGCGACGGAGGTCACGGCTCGCGCGTTCGAGCCCCTCCGGGGGTTCCGAGCTCGTCGGGTGGTGATCTGGGCGGTCGCGGGGGCGAACATCGGGTATCGTGAGCGGGGATGACTTCGAGATCGACTCCGGCCGGACGTTCCGCGGTGCCGTAACCGCACGGCGGGGAAACCGAACGACACCTCCTCCGGGCGGATCGTGCTCGCGCGGGACGCAGCGTGTGCGCCCGCGCCCGTTCCGTGCGCGTGGAGGACGCATCGCTCACGGCTGTGCACGGGCTGTTTTTGTGATCAGGAACACCCGCGAGCGGTGTCACATTTGAGGGGGCCGCCGAGGTGTCGGAGGCCGTATTGGTGTGACCATAGAGGCATGGCTGGTAAATCCGATCCCACCCGGATTCTCATTCTCGGCGGCGGCTACGTCGGCATGTACACCGCGTTGCGCCTGCAGTCCAAGCTCGGCCGCCGTGAGGCTTCGGTGACGGTCGTCGACCCTCAGCCGCACATGACCTACCAGCCCTTCCTGCCGGAAGCGGCGGCGGGCAACGTTGAGCCCCGTCACGTGGTAGCGCCGTTGCGACGAGTGTTGAAGCGGTGTCATGTCCTCACCGCACGTGTCACGGAAATCAACAAGGAAAAGCGATCGGTCACTGTGGAGGACGCCGAGGGCATCGCCAGTGACCTGGGCTACGACGTGCTCGTTGTCGCGCTCGGATCGGTCTCGCGCCTGCTGCCGATCCCGGGTCTGCCCGAACAGGGCATCGGGCTCAAGACCGTCGGTGAGGCGATCTATCTGCGCAACCACGTGTTGGCGAAGATGGACGCGGCCGCGAACACCTCCGATCCGGAGCTGCGCAAACGACTGCTGACCTTCACCTTCGTCGGTGGCGGTTACGCGGGTACCGAGGCCCTGGCCGAGCTCGAGGACATGGCCAGGTACGCCACCCGCTACTACGAGTCCATCGAGCGGGACGACATGCGGTGGTCGCTGATCGAGGCGGCGGGCCGCATCATGCCCGAGGTGAGCGAGAAGATGGGCGTCTACACCGTGAAGGCGCTCGAGGACCGCGACATCAAGGTCTACCTGAACACCTTCCTGAAGTCGGTGGAGAACGGTCACGCCGTGCTCTCCGACGGCACCGAGTTCGACACCGACACCCTGGTGTGGAACGCGGGCGTCAAGGCCAACCCCGTGCTGAAGAACAGCGATCTCCCGCTGGACGAGCGGGGCAGGATCAAGGCCACCTCGCACCTGCAGGTCGAGGGCAACCCCGAGATCTGGGCGGCGGGCGACTGCGCGGCGGTGCCCGACCTGTCCAAGACGGAGGAGGACCCCAACGCCACCTGCGCTCCGTCGGCCCAGCACGCGGTTCGCCAGGCGCACCAGCTGGCCAAGAACGTCATCTCCTCGATGCGCGGCCGCAAGACCGGCGAGTACTACCACCGCAACGCGGGGTCGGTCGCCGGGCTCGGGCTCTACAAGGGAGTCGCCGACGTCTACGGCTTCAAGGCCAAGGGAATCATCGCGTGGTTCATGCACCGCACCTACCACGTGAGCAAGATGCCCACCTTCAACAGGAAGGCCAGGATCATCATCGACTGGACCCTCGCGTTCCTGTTCCGCCGCGAGGTCGTCTCGATGGGGCAGATCCAGAATCCGCGGGCGGACTTCAAGCGTGCCGCCTCGAGCTGAGTCCTCCCCGCGCGGGAGCGGAGGCCGTGTGCCGGTTCGCCCGGCGCGCGGCCTCGTGTGTACGGTTTCCCGCACTGCTGACCTTCCGTGGTTACCGGCTGTCACTCGTTCCGCGAGTAGCACCCATCAGTGTGTTTAAATTAGCTCGTATGGAGTAAAGACTCCGTTGCTTTGCACGTGGAGTTACTGCGGTTGCTCCAGATGGCGGTTTCCTCCGCGTTGGAACCAACGGCACGATCGGAACGTCCTAAGGAAGCCAGGTGTGGGCTGGTCGTGACGCGTGTCGTCGGCGACGATTCCAACGGCGAGCCCCCGTAGCCCAATGGGCAGAGGCAGACGACTTAAAATCGTCGTAGTGTCGGTTCGAGTCCGACCGGGGGCACCGCTACTCACCAGTGAGAACGATGAGCGCGAGGACGCCCCGATCACTGCCTCGTCCCAGCGCTCGTCTCAGTCCCCTCCGAAGGGACCCGGTCGACTCCCGATCCGAGCGGTCCGAGCGAGCGGTGCGGCAGCGATGGGGGACGCGTGCTGCTCGCCGCCGGCGAGTGTGCGTCCGCGCACGTCCGCACTCGACCGGTTCATGGACGAACACCGCGCTGTTAGGCTGTCCGCGCCAGTCAACCCGTGATGGGCCAGGGAATCCGGTGCGAATCCGGAGCTGACGCGCAGCGGTGTGAGGGACGGGCGGAGCAACGGCCACTGGGGACACTCCCGGGAAGGCGCTTTCCGCCCGGAGGATCTCGAGCCCGAAAACCTGCTGGCACCCGCCGAACCAGCGGTTCGCATCCGAACCGGCGGTTCGAATGCCCGCGAGGCTCCGCGCTCGAGCCTTCCGACGGAGAGGAACCTATGCGTGGACCGTCCCGGTCACTGTCGCTGTGCTGTCTCACGCTGCTCACAGCAGGTCTGCTCACCGCCTGCGGCGGTGGATCCCCCGACTCCTCCGGGCGGAGCGCGCCCGGGTACCCGCGAACCGTCGAGAACTGCGGCAGGCAGGTCACCCTCGACGCCCCGCCCGAACGGGCCGTCTCACTGGACCAGGGATCCACCGAGATCCTGCTCTCCCTCGGCCTGGCCGACCGCGTGGCGGGCACGGCGACCTGGACCGACCCGGTGCTGAAGTCCCTGGAGGAGGCCAACTCCGGGGTCCCCCGGCTCGCCGACGACACCCCCTCCTACGAGCGGGTGCTGGCCGAGGAACCGGACTTCGTCTCGGCCTCGTTCGAGAGCACCGTGAGCCGGGTCGCCTCACGGGAGAAGTTCGCGCAGCTCGGCGTTCCCACCTACGTGGCCCCCGCGGACTGCGCCAAGAACAACGCCGGGGACGGGGACGGCTCGCGCTCCGAGCAGCTGCGGATGGACCGGATCTACCAGGAGGTCGAGGACCTCGCGCGGATGTTCGACGTCGAGCAGCGCGGCGCGGAACTGGTCGACGAGCTGCGGAGCAGGATCACCGCGGCCACCGAGGACATCGATGCCTCCGGAGTGAGCGTGCTCTACTGGTTCGCCAACAAGGAGTCGCCGTACATGGCGGGCTGCTGCGGCGCGCCGGGGATCATCACCGACAGGATCGGCGCGCGGAACGTCTTCGACGACACGCACCAGGAGTGGCCGCAGATCAACTGGGAGACGGTGGCCGAGCGGAATCCGGACGTGCTCGTGCTCGGCGACCTCACCCGCGAGAGCCAAACCGCGGAGGAAGCCGAGCAGAAGATCCGGTTCCTGGAGTCCAACCCGGTCACCAAGCACATGGACGCGGTGCGCAACGAGCGCTACATCAAGCTGAGCGGGGCCGCGATGAACCCGTCGATCCGCACCGTGAACGGAGTGGAGCGGGTGGCCGCCAAGCTGCGCGAGTTCGGTCTCGTCGAATGAGGTCGCCACTCACCCGCTCGGGCGGGGTGGGCACCACGGCCCTCTGGTTGGGCGGGCTGGTCCTGCTGTGCCTGTCCGTGGCCTTCACCATCACGATAGGACCGGCCGACATCGCGGTGCCGAACGTGTGGGCGGTGGTGGCCGACCACCTCGGCCTGGGCGACTCCGGGCTCTCGCTGATCCGCGAGGGGATCATCTGGAACCTGCGGCTGCCCCGGACGGTGCTGGCCGCCGTCTGCGGGGCCGGGCTCGGACTGTGCGGCGTGGTCATGCAGTCCCTGCTGCGCAACCCGCTGGCCGACCCCTACGTGCTGGGGATCTCCTCGGGCGCTTCCACGGGGGCCGTGTCGGTGGTGGTGCTGGGGCTCGGCAGCGGAGTGGCCACGCTCTCGCTCGGAGCCTTCCTCGGTTCGCTGTGCTCGTTCACGCTGGTGCTCGTGCTGAGCCACGTCGTGGGCGGCACGGCCGACCGCGTGATCCTGTCCGGCGTGGCGGCCATGCAGTTGTTCTCGGCGCTGACCTCGTTCGTGGTCATGTCGGCCGGCGACGCCGAGCAGACCCGGAGCGTGCTGTTCTGGTTGCTGGGCTCGCTGTCCGGAACCGGGTGGTTCGACGTGGCCTCGTGCCTGCTCGCGCTGATCGTGGTGCTGCTGGTGTGCCTGGCCAGGGCCACCGCGCTGGACGCGTTCACCTTCGGGCAGGACGCCGCCGCCTCGCTCGGCGTCTCCGTGACCCGCACCAGGACGGTGCTGCTGATCGCGACCGCGTTGCTCACGGCGACCCTGGTCAGCTCGGCGGGCGCGATCGGCTTCGTCGGACTCGTGCTGCCGCACGCCGCTCGGGCCCTGGTCGGATCGGGTCATCGCGGCTTGCTGCCGACCACCGCGCTGGCCGGGGCGATCTTCCTGGTGTGGATCGACACGATCGCGCGCACCGCGCTCGACCCGAAGGAGATCCCGGTGGGGGTGATGACCTCGTTGATCGGTGTTCCCGCCTTCGTGGTCATCCTCTACCGCACCCGCAAGACGAGTTGATCGCGAGAAGGGGGACGGCGCCGTGGGATTGCTCGCCGACCGGGTTTCCTGGCACGTCGGCGGCAGGTTGATCGTCGACGAGGTCAGCCTCGAGCCCGAGCCCGGCTCGACCGTCGGGCTGCTGGGGCCCAACGGCTCCGGCAAGTCGACCCTGTTGCGGCTGCTGTCCGGAGTGCGCGGCGCTTCGTCCGGGGAGGTCCGACTCGACGGCGTGCGGATTGACCGGGTGGGGCGCAGGAACGTCGCCCGCAAGGTCGGACTCGTGGAGCAGCAGGCCGACACCGGGGTGGACATGAACGTGCTCGACGTCGTCCGACTGGGTCGGGTCCCGCACCGGCGTGCCTGGGCGGCGGAGACGGCCGCCGACGAGGAGGCCGTTCGCTCCGCTCTCGAGTACACGGAGCTGTCGGACAAGGCGCGGCGCTCCTGGCACACGCTGTCCGGTGGTGAGCGCCAGCGGGTGCAGATCGCGCGTGCCCTGGCCCAGCAGCCGCGGGAGCTGCTGCTCGACGAGCCGACCAACCACCTGGACATCCGGCACCAGCTCGAACTGCTCGGTCTCGTGGTGCGCATCCCGGTGACCAGCGTGCTGGCGCTGCACGACCTGAACCTGGCCGCCATGTTCTGCGACCAGCTGATCGTGCTGCGGGAGGGCAGGGCGGTGACCTCGGGCAAGCCCTCCGAGGTGCTCACGCCGGAGCTCATAGCCGATGTCTACGACGTGCGGGCCGGGGTCTCCCCGGACGGTCCGGAGGGGCGCCCCGCGGTCCGCTTCTTCCCCGGCAAGCCCTCGGAGCGCTGAGCAGAGCGCCGGGCCCCGCGAGCGGGTGCGGAACGGTTCCACCGGGCGCACCCGCCCGCGATTCAGCCCCTGAGGTCCGCTGCCCCCCCGCGAGGGCGGCTGGTTCAGCCGAGGTAGGGGCGCTTCTCCTTGGCCTCGACCAGCGCGCGGGCCCACCAGGCCAGGTCCTCGAACATCGTCTTGGCCGCGGTGCTGCTGCCCGCCTGGTCCACCGGAGCGCCCTCCTCGTCGAAGGCCGATTGGCCCCCGTGGAAGCTGACCGTGTCGCGCACGGTCGTGGCGCGCACCTCGGCGAAGACCTGACGCAGGTTCTCCACGGCGTGCAGGCCACCGGCGATGCCTCCGTAGGAGACCAGTCCGACGGGCTTGGCGTACCACTCGACCTTGTGGTGGTCGATCACGTTCTTCAGCGCGGCGGGGAAGCTGCGGTTGTACTCGGGGGTGACCACGACGAAGGCGTCGGCTGCGCCGAGCCGCCGCCGCAGCTCCTCGGCCGATCCCCGGCAGCCGGGGATCGGCTCGCCGGTCATGTCGAGGGACAGCCGGAACTCGGCCAGGTCGATCAGGTCGACCTCGAACTGCTCGAACCGTTCTGCTTCGCTCGCGACCCAGCGGCCGACGGTGGGGCCGAAGCGGCCTTGACGGACGCTGCCGATGATCACGGCGAGGCGGAGGGCGTTCGAACTCATGGTGCTCCTTCGTTCTCGGGAAACCGGTCGGTTCCGGCTGCGGCGACGCGAGCCAAACTAGGACTTCGATTAAGGTTCAAGTCAACTCTTCGGCGGAGACTTCGCCGGGAAGAGCTCTTTCCCGGTGTCCGCTGTGATCTCCGCGTCCTTCCGGGGTGTCCGCGCTCGGCAGGCCGCGCGTACAATCACGTGGGTGACCAGCGCCGTGCTCTCCGACTTCGGAGGGGTCCCGCGGGCGACTCCGCATGAGATCTCCCGCGCGGTCCGCCCGTGAGCGCGGGCCCGCTGAGCCCGCGCCGGTCGGATCGGGGCGTTTCGGGAGACCATCTCCGGGCGGTCCGGTGTCGCGCGGTCGAGGCGGCTGTGGGGGTTCCCGCGCGTCGTGATCGGATTCGGTCGTGGCACCCTGGCAGGGCTGAGCCCTGCGGTGCGTACGGGGTGCGGTTGTGCAGGTGAAGCCCGGAGGAGCACGCCGGGCGACGACCAGGAGTGAATGAGTGGCGGACTTCTTCGGCTTTATCCTCTACCCGGTGTCGGCCATCCTGTGGTTCTGGCACGCGATCTTCGGCGCGCTGTTCGGGAAGGACCAGGGCATCAGCTGGGTGCTCGCGGTCTTCTTCCTGGTGTTCACCCTGCGCGTCCTGCTGCTCAAGCCCGCGCTGAGCCAGATCCGCGCGGGGCGGAAGATGCAGAAGTTCGCCCCGCAGATGCAGAAGATCCGCGAAAAATACAAGAACGACCGCCAGAAGATGATGCAGGAGATGCAGAAGATGCAGTCCGAGCAGGGGGTCAATCCCCTGGGCGGCTGCCTTCCGGCTCTCGTGCAGATTCCGGTCTTCCTGAGCCTTTTCCACGTGCTGCGGAGCTTCAAGCCGGACGAGGACAGCAACTTCGTGTTCGGCCAGGAGGGCGTCACCTCCTTCATCAACGCCGACATCTTCGGGGCCAAGCTCTCCAACACCATCACCCAGTCCGAGCAGCAGCTGGAGGCCTTCGGGACGAGCAGGCCCGAGATGATCGCGGTGGGGATCCCGCTGATGATCGTCGCGTCGGTGGCCACCTTCTTCACGATGCGCATGTCGATGAAGCGGCAGTCGGACGCGGCCATGGCCAATCCCCAGAGCGCGATGATGGGCAAGGTCATGATGTACCTCGCCCCGATCGGCGCGCTGGTCTCGGGCTGGTTCCTGCCGATGGCCGTGCTGTTCTACTGGCTGGCCAACAACGTGTGGACGCTCGGCCAGCAGCACTTCCTCACCAACAAGGTGGATCGCGAGGAGCAGCGCCAGAAGGAGCGCGACCTCGAGGCCAAGAAGGAGGCTCCCCGCCCCAAGCCCGGGCAGAAGCCGAAGCGCTCGGGCGAGTCGGCCACCGCGGTCGAGGGAACCGTCGTGGAGGACTCGACCCCCGAGGTGTCCGAGAACGGGACGGGCTCCGAGGGCGGTTCCGGCAAGCAGGGGAGTTCTTCCGGTGCCGGGGCGAAGAAGTCCGGTTCCGGGGCCAAGACGAGCTCCGCGGGCAAGTCGAGCTCCGGGGCCAAGTCGAACGGGACGCCGGGCGGCAAGTCGAGCGGTGGTTCGAAGGGCGGTGCCAAGTCCGCTGGTGGTGCCTCCGGAAAGAAGGGGCCGCAGCAGAAGAGCCGTTCCGGCAAGCAGTCCGCGGCGCAGCGGAGCCAGAAGAAACGCCGCTGAATCCGCGTGACGTGGAGCACCTCCTCCGGGGGTTTTCGCGCGCTCGCCGGGGATCTCTCGATCGGTCGGGTGAGGTGGTGGGGGAAATCCTCGAATGCGGGTAAAGTGTTTTTTACGTGACATGGAACCGTGCGCGGT contains:
- a CDS encoding NADPH-dependent FMN reductase, which produces MSSNALRLAVIIGSVRQGRFGPTVGRWVASEAERFEQFEVDLIDLAEFRLSLDMTGEPIPGCRGSAEELRRRLGAADAFVVVTPEYNRSFPAALKNVIDHHKVEWYAKPVGLVSYGGIAGGLHAVENLRQVFAEVRATTVRDTVSFHGGQSAFDEEGAPVDQAGSSTAAKTMFEDLAWWARALVEAKEKRPYLG
- a CDS encoding type II toxin-antitoxin system VapC family toxin translates to MIVVDASVLANMLLYADERGRRARAVLGRDIEWAAPEHWKAEVFSVVRGLALGSKIKEEQAVRAVERLPLLGVEHVSIDELLSRMWQLRAGISGYDAAYVALAEARGIPLVTSDGRLARTATSYCGVEFVSSGA
- a CDS encoding type II toxin-antitoxin system VapC family toxin, producing the protein MIILDTDVVSELLRAHPDRSVLEWLDSLAVDEVAITAITVAELLHGAARLPDGQRKTALGEAVRSVVDDDFHGRVQSFDSIAASHYGDVLVGRERQGRPITLADAQIAAICRARGATLATRNTKDFEDTGIELVNPWNSERPTRSS
- a CDS encoding ABC transporter ATP-binding protein translates to MGLLADRVSWHVGGRLIVDEVSLEPEPGSTVGLLGPNGSGKSTLLRLLSGVRGASSGEVRLDGVRIDRVGRRNVARKVGLVEQQADTGVDMNVLDVVRLGRVPHRRAWAAETAADEEAVRSALEYTELSDKARRSWHTLSGGERQRVQIARALAQQPRELLLDEPTNHLDIRHQLELLGLVVRIPVTSVLALHDLNLAAMFCDQLIVLREGRAVTSGKPSEVLTPELIADVYDVRAGVSPDGPEGRPAVRFFPGKPSER
- a CDS encoding FecCD family ABC transporter permease; amino-acid sequence: MRSPLTRSGGVGTTALWLGGLVLLCLSVAFTITIGPADIAVPNVWAVVADHLGLGDSGLSLIREGIIWNLRLPRTVLAAVCGAGLGLCGVVMQSLLRNPLADPYVLGISSGASTGAVSVVVLGLGSGVATLSLGAFLGSLCSFTLVLVLSHVVGGTADRVILSGVAAMQLFSALTSFVVMSAGDAEQTRSVLFWLLGSLSGTGWFDVASCLLALIVVLLVCLARATALDAFTFGQDAAASLGVSVTRTRTVLLIATALLTATLVSSAGAIGFVGLVLPHAARALVGSGHRGLLPTTALAGAIFLVWIDTIARTALDPKEIPVGVMTSLIGVPAFVVILYRTRKTS
- a CDS encoding ABC transporter substrate-binding protein translates to MRGPSRSLSLCCLTLLTAGLLTACGGGSPDSSGRSAPGYPRTVENCGRQVTLDAPPERAVSLDQGSTEILLSLGLADRVAGTATWTDPVLKSLEEANSGVPRLADDTPSYERVLAEEPDFVSASFESTVSRVASREKFAQLGVPTYVAPADCAKNNAGDGDGSRSEQLRMDRIYQEVEDLARMFDVEQRGAELVDELRSRITAATEDIDASGVSVLYWFANKESPYMAGCCGAPGIITDRIGARNVFDDTHQEWPQINWETVAERNPDVLVLGDLTRESQTAEEAEQKIRFLESNPVTKHMDAVRNERYIKLSGAAMNPSIRTVNGVERVAAKLREFGLVE
- a CDS encoding FitA-like ribbon-helix-helix domain-containing protein, which codes for MATLTVRGLDEELHGRLRVQAAQHGRSMEAEVRSILRCVLSPRRDTRGLGSRIHARFEGIDAELDIPERKDPPRTIEFDP
- a CDS encoding FitA-like ribbon-helix-helix domain-containing protein: MAVLTIRDVPDDVKEALGREARESGQSLQAFLLGVLRRQAAFSRNRQLLSEIERDLAEGGGADDDAPDAATLLGQARPDDLDGGADRPGAGDVA
- a CDS encoding NAD(P)/FAD-dependent oxidoreductase; protein product: MAGKSDPTRILILGGGYVGMYTALRLQSKLGRREASVTVVDPQPHMTYQPFLPEAAAGNVEPRHVVAPLRRVLKRCHVLTARVTEINKEKRSVTVEDAEGIASDLGYDVLVVALGSVSRLLPIPGLPEQGIGLKTVGEAIYLRNHVLAKMDAAANTSDPELRKRLLTFTFVGGGYAGTEALAELEDMARYATRYYESIERDDMRWSLIEAAGRIMPEVSEKMGVYTVKALEDRDIKVYLNTFLKSVENGHAVLSDGTEFDTDTLVWNAGVKANPVLKNSDLPLDERGRIKATSHLQVEGNPEIWAAGDCAAVPDLSKTEEDPNATCAPSAQHAVRQAHQLAKNVISSMRGRKTGEYYHRNAGSVAGLGLYKGVADVYGFKAKGIIAWFMHRTYHVSKMPTFNRKARIIIDWTLAFLFRREVVSMGQIQNPRADFKRAASS
- a CDS encoding uracil-DNA glycosylase, translating into MSESGSELVSRPVEDPAGTASASSSIADIDEAVTRCVACPRLVEWRERVAAEKRAAFRDQRYWGRPVPGFGPTDASVAIVGLAPAAHGANRTGRMFTGDRSGEFLYRALFDVGMASAPVSEAVGDGLRLNGVRITAPVRCAPPDNKPTPGERDNCRPWLARELELLRPTLRAVVVLGSYGWQSLLPVLAADGWSIPRPRPKFGHGAERTLSGREGGELHLLGCYHVSQQNTFTGRLTPEMLRDVLERAKDLAGAT
- the yidC gene encoding membrane protein insertase YidC: MADFFGFILYPVSAILWFWHAIFGALFGKDQGISWVLAVFFLVFTLRVLLLKPALSQIRAGRKMQKFAPQMQKIREKYKNDRQKMMQEMQKMQSEQGVNPLGGCLPALVQIPVFLSLFHVLRSFKPDEDSNFVFGQEGVTSFINADIFGAKLSNTITQSEQQLEAFGTSRPEMIAVGIPLMIVASVATFFTMRMSMKRQSDAAMANPQSAMMGKVMMYLAPIGALVSGWFLPMAVLFYWLANNVWTLGQQHFLTNKVDREEQRQKERDLEAKKEAPRPKPGQKPKRSGESATAVEGTVVEDSTPEVSENGTGSEGGSGKQGSSSGAGAKKSGSGAKTSSAGKSSSGAKSNGTPGGKSSGGSKGGAKSAGGASGKKGPQQKSRSGKQSAAQRSQKKRR